The DNA segment TGTTGACCACTGCGACGATCCTTAATAGACAGCTTTTCTAGAGAACGTCGATTAGTATCAGCGAGCTGACGAGCAATACGCAAAGACTTGTTTGGCACGATGAGTGCGAACTCTTCACCACCAAATCGATACGCAGAAATACCTTCACGGCAACTTAACTTCAGCTTGCGAGCTATCCCTTTAAGAACCATATCGCCAAACAAGTGGCCATAGGTGTCATTGAAATTTTTAAAATGATCGATGTCGAGAAGAATCAAACACAAAGATTCTTTCGCTTCACACAAGGTTTCTATATCACGATCGAAAGAGCGACGGTTATAGAGTGTCGTTGTACTGTCAAAGAGCGCATCTTTCTGCACTTCTACCAATTGGGTTTTAAGCTTGGAAATTTCTGATGTAGCAGAGTGCAGCTGAGAATTCAGAAACTGAGTAGAGTGACGAATATGACGAGACTCAGAAACCAACTGACGAACCAACGACATGACTTCGTCGATCGATAAACTTTCATTATCAACACGAGCCAAATCCTCGAAGCTTTGATCGATCATGTCGGAGAAAGCTGAGGTATCGGTGAGAGTATCATTCATTGAATTCGAAACTTCTGAAACTAACAGTTCTAGGTTAGCGCGAAGATCGTTGATATTGGTTTCAGATTTGCTCGCAACGTAATTGTTGTAAAGCTGCTCACCAACGGCTGGAGGACAAATGCCGTAGTGTTCTAAAACACCATCCATGTCTTTAGTTAGCTGCGGGATAGCATTATCGACATAGGTGTACCAAAGTGCGTAATTTGCAGGTGTGGTAGACACTCTGTTCTTCATCATAAGAGGTACCGCTTTTTTTAGATTAGCGGTGGATTTCTGGAATTCGTCTTTTTTCATTATTTTTACTGCAGATACCAAACTAACTCAAGCCACTTGTGGACAAGGTTAGCGGATTTCGGAGGTCTTTGCTTTAAAAATTATATGATTAATAGATGAGGATTGGATAAATAACTCATTTTTATTATGAATATCGATTGCGTATTCATAAATGGTGTCTAATGGATTGTTCTTTAACCATATTTTTGGTTATTCACTATGGAACATAAGTTGAGTTTTGTATTAAAACCTTAGTTCGGGAGAGCACTGTGATCTCAGAATCGATTGGAGAAGTAACTCGATTGAAGAAGTGACCCAGAAATTTGAATCGAGAGAGGGAAAGGATGAAAACATTTATGAGCAGATACAAAAAAGCGCCGATAAAAATCAGCGCTTTAAAATTCTTTTTAGCTAAAAGCTAATTATTGAGCAACAACGTTTGCTGCTTGTAGGCCTTTTTGACCGTTTTCAACTTCGAAAGAAACCTTTTGGCCTTCTTTCAGAGTTTTGAAACCTTCTGAAGCGATTGCACGGAAGTGTACGAATACGTCAGCACCGCCGTTGTCTTGAGAAATGAAACCGAAACCTTTCTCTTCGTTAAACCATTTTACAGTGCCAGTATTTGTGTTAGACATAATTTGTCCCTTATTCATAAATTTTCTAAATTGTTGATTGCATTACTGCAATGCGCTGATAATTGAATTATTTAATGTTGCTAAGAAATAAGGAAAAACTACTTACAAAAACGGGTAACGATTTTACATGTCATTTTTTACTATTCATCTAACTTAAATAACTCCGGCTAACAGAGCGAGTGCATGTTAACACAGTCTTTCCGGTTGTACACTCATTGATTGAGAAATCAGCAAGTTTTTTTGTCATGTTGTGCTCGTTAACAAAACCACCTGAAATAGCTGATAGTTTTATAAAATCACACACCGTGACAAAGTAAAAAGGAAGCCTAAGCCTCCTTTTCATCATTAGTATAGACGATATTATCGTTTGAAGTTGATATCTTCAGTTTTATCTAAATTAATTTTTGTTTTCGCTGGTTGAGTCTCTGCGATTACCTTGCCGTGGCGGATAGAGTACTGCACTGGTACTTGGCGGCGCACGGCATCAAAGCCATCGTCAGCAGGAAGAATTAGCAGGCTTCCTGGCTTACCTTCCTCAATACCGTAGTTGTCTTGGATGTTCAATGTGCGAGCTGAGTTCTTGCTGATTAAATCAAGAGAGGTGTTGATTTGGTCGTAGCCCATAACTTGTGTTATGTGCAGTCCCATGTGCAGAACTTGAAGCATATTCGCTGTACCCAGCGGGTACCATGGGTCAAACACATCATCATGGCCGAAACACACATTGATGTTAGCCGCTAACATCTCTTTAACACGAGTCACACCACGACGTTTCGGGTAGTCGTCGAAACGGCCTTGTAAGTGGATGTTCACTAACGGGTTTGCCACGAAGTTAATGCCAGACATCTTTAATAGACGGAATAGGCGAGATGCGTAAGCACCATTGTAAGAACCCATTGCTGTAGTATGGCTTGCCGTTACCTTATCACCCATGTCGAATTTATGAGCAAGGGCTGCCAGTGTTTCAACGAAGCGAGATTGCTCATCATCGATTTCATCACAGTGAACGTCGATCAAGCAGTCGTACTTGCGTGCAAGATCGAACGCATAGTGCAGAGATTCAATACCGTACTCACGAGTGAATTCGAAGTGAGGGATAGCACCAATAACGTCAGCGCCGATCTTCACAGCTTCTTCAAGCAATTCTTTGCCGTTAGGGTATGAAAGAATGCCTTCCTGAGGGAATGCAACGATCTGGATGTCGACCCACTCTTTCATCTCTTCACGAACTTCAACCATCGCTCGTAACGCAACTAACGTCGGATCCGATACATCAACGTGAGTACGCACGTGTTGAACACCGTTAGCAATCTGCCATTTCAGTGTTTGTTTCGCACGAGACTTTACGTCTTCAATTGATAACAATTCTTTACGCTCAGCCCAACGCTCAATACCTTCAAACAAAGTACCAGAGATGTTCCAGTTAGGTTCGCCAGCCGTTTGCGTAGTATCTAGGTGAATATGCGGTTCACAGAAAGGAGAAACTGCAATGCCACCTTCAGCATCAAGGATGTCACCTTGATGATTGATTGGCGCGTCATTATCGAGAATGCGAGAAAATTGACCATTTTCAATCAGGATTTGTTTCAAGCCGTCTTGGTCTTGAAGCTTCGCGTTCTTGATTAATAAGGTTGTCATAGTGTGTCCTTAAGCGGCCTGAGATTTCAGAGCGTTTTTATTCAATAGAGGGTTAAGCACGAGGTAACTGATTGCACCACCAAACACGGCATTCAAAGGAACGATGCCAGGAAGGAAGTGACCGGCGGCTACGCCTGTTGCTACCGCGATAATGCCAGCCCAGTTAACGGTTTGGAACTCTGCTTTTGCAAAATCTTTGTAACGTTTACGGTTCGCAAAGAAGTCGGCGATGATTACGCCACCAATGGGTGGAATTGCCAGCGAAAGGAAGGTTAACCAGCCGACGAAGTTGTTGTACAACCAAAGCGCGAAAATCGTACCTACGATACCGTTAATGATAGACATTGTAGTACTTGAGCGACCTGTGATGTTAGATAAACCAAGACCTGACGCATAAAGTGCGTTTTCATTGGTTGTCCAGATGTTCAAGCCTAGAACGATGATGGCTGGAAGAAGTAGTCCTTGTGCAATCATCACATCTGATATGTCAGAGAGACCCGTCGCTGCTGCACCTGCCGCGCCGAAGATAAACATCAGTGAGTTACCGATGAAGAATGCGACCATGGTAATTAACACTGCGCTCGCTGGCTTTTTACCAAAGCGAACGAAATCGGCAGTTAACGTACCCGCACTCACGAATGAACCGACAACCATTGCTAACGCCATTGAGAAGTCCATTGGTGTTTCCGGCTCAATCAGTTGTAGCTGTTCTAGCCCGCCAACACTGTCTACCGCAGTCAGTACTGAGTAACCACCCAGAATTGCAATGGCAGGAACCGCAATCGCTGAAAGCACCATGAGTGCTTTAATACCGAAGTACACCGTACCTGTCATCAACAAGCCTGATACAACAATTAAGGTGTTGGTATCAATGCCCGTGGCTTTCTGAACTGGAATGGCAAACATTGCCACGCCCACACCAAACCAACCGACTTGTGTACCACCAAGTAGAGCAGAAGGAAGCCATGAGCCTTTAGTACCGAAAGAGAAACGAGCAAGGAGGTGAGTAGAAAGGCCAGTAGATGAGCCGATGTAGCCAAGAAAAGAAGTGTAAATACCGAGAATTAGGTTACCGATGAGTACGGCGAGGAAGAAATCGTTGAATGAAAGACCTGTCCCGAGTGAACCACCTGTCCACATACTTGCAGAGAAGAAAGTGAGTCCAAGCATTACCATGGTGAGTGAAGCGACTCCTTTCCTAGCCGATGTAGGAACCGGCCCAAGACTGTAGTTATTATCAGCAGCCATTTTTTACCTCCGCAAATGATCAAAATTAAATTTAACGGTCGCCGTATTGCAGGCAAACGTGCGCATTATGGTGATATAAATCACGTAGTCAATGCTAATTTTGTCAATAAAAGCGGTATGGAATCAGTTATTGAACTAAAAGCAATATAAAACATAAGGTTATGTTTTGTATTTTTTTAATTAAAATAAATAGAAAACGTTTCCTATAACGCATCAGGTATCTGTTGTTCATAGTTGGCTATGAATGTTGATTATTATATTTATGAATGGGTGTCTGTATATTGGGCGGGCGTTGTTTCTTAAATGACAGGCAAAAAAATGGCCAATCGCAATATTCGCAATTGGCCTATATATATCGTGAACAACAAAGGTTCACTAACAACGTCAGTTGGCTAGGTGACCCTCGGCTTAAGAAGGGTCAATGTATACATTGCAGTTAGTGTGCCAACTTTTAAAACGACGTAAAACGGGTGTTTTATAGCAATTTGGTGCGTATTTAAGCTAAGTTTTCGCGTTTTAAAATTATAAATTCGCAAAACAAAAATGCATTATGCAAATGTGGATGGGTTGTCTAAGCTGTGTAATAGGAACTATTTTGTATTTTATGCCGACAGCTAGTACTAACTCGTCTTTGTTCTTCCCCAAAAAAAGCCAGCATGCTTTAAGGGCATACTGGCTTTGTATTGATTTACTTGTTACTTAAGTTAGATTGAGTAAAAGAAGTACAACTGAGATTTCATTCGAATGATAATCCCGCGTATTACGTCTAGGAAGCCCATAAAGCCAATTGGCTTCTCACCGCTTACCCAAGCTAGTCCAACGGAGCCGACAGGAATATCGTAACCTTCCGTTTCGTCAATTTTTAAGCGGACAAAGTGGTGTTTGTTTTGGAGGTTTCTGCCTGTGGTAACGCGAACCTGTTCATCAATACCTAATAAGCTAGCTTGTGCTTCACCCGTCGCTTCAACAATGCCTTCTACGGTTGCAGAGAATATTTTCCCCGGGTATACCGCGGTCGAAAATTCTGCTGGTTGACCCACCTTAACATTGCGAATCGCTTGGTGATTGACTCGCATCAATACGTACTTCTCTTCGGTATACATCTGGATACGAGGCATCATTGAAACGCGTTGACCCTCACGAAGGATAAAGTTCGTTACAAAGCCGTCAGTCGGTGCCGTGACTTTGGTACTGTTCAAGTCCCATTGTGCTTGTGCCAATGTTGCTTTTGCTGAATCGACCTCAGTCTGCTTCTTGCTTACATTGGTTTCAGCTTTGTGGATGTTTAATTTCGCATTCTCGGCATCGACTTCTTTCTTGCTAAGCTGAGATTCCAATGTGGTAACGTTATACGTCGCTAAGTCTACCTTTGCTGTTTGTTGGTCGATGTCAGTTTCTGTAATCGTATGTTCTACGACACTGTTTTGTTTCTGGTAACGGTCAAGGGTCTTAGATTGCAACACTAGATCTGTCTTTGCTGACTCTATCTGTGTAATAGATGTTTTGATGTCTTCTAGCGCCGACTGATAGCTAATTTTAGCAATGCTGACTTCTTGGCGAGCGGTATCTAAAGCGACTTTTGTTGACTCAAGTTGAACGCCTGCTTTGTCTCTCGCAATCACATACTTAGTGTCATCAATTTCGTAAAGAAGTTGCCCTTCAACCACATCTTGGTTTGGGCTGATGTGAACCTTTGTGGTTTTTCCTGTGACCGCTGTTGAGTCCGGACGTAATTGAATATGTGGAGACTGGACAACCGATCCTCCAGATAAGTCCATCGGAGTAAAGTTGATTAACCCAACCCATACGAACATCAACCAAGATGTACCACCTAAGTAAGCAAACGCTTTGGTGCCTTTATTCCAAGGCATACCGACCAGTCTCAGTAAATAAATGAACAGTGCCCAAATAGCTAAACCTTCTAACATACTGGGTTCTCCTCATTTTTATCATTTTGTTCCGGCGGTAGATCAGACTTTGGCGGCGCTTTCCAGGTGTCTCTCAGATTGATGATGGCTTTTTCCATATCAACAAAGGCCAAGATGACGGCGAGTACCCATACCCAGTGCCAGATAAAACCAATCCAAGTTAATGCGGTGATCAAACCGAGTTGTTGGTGCTCTTTGCTGTGAGCTTTATTGATTGGTAATTCATGCACACGCCAGAACCCGTAACATGCAGCAGCGATAGTTGCGATCAATACAACGCCTGCTACAACGTGTAGAGCGGTATCGGCGCCGGTGCCGACAAATGGGACACTCACTAAACTCATTGATAAACCCTAGGTTAAATTGAGCACAGAGTGTGATTGATATCAGATTTAGAGGTTGAAAATTTACCAATTACTTTAATAATGATGCCAATATGATTTGATCAGTAATAGTGACTTCTAGGTATGGTAGCTAATGAACAATTGTAACTTCTTAAGAGCATTGGGAATTCTGGGTATTTACCAACACGCAACGACCAATAAGTTCGTGAATGTAGAGCAATTAGGTATCCCCAAGTCGGTATTTAACAACCCGATGAGCCTTATTCCCGTTGGCGAAGTGGACAAATGGTATGGCTTGCTTGAACAGCAAACAGGCGATTCTGATATTATCTTGAAGCTTGCTGATAGGGTGGATATTGAAAGGCTAGGTCCTCTATCGAACTGGTTTTTCTCTGGACACGATCTGGCTTCTTCTATTCGTCGAGTTAACATTGGCTTGCACTGTTTGCAGTCTGGTGCTTTTCTCTATGGCGCTCAAGTCGGTAAACTCATCAAGTGGTGTTACGACAACCCTGCGTATTCTGAGACTGGTAAAGTTCATGACTCGATTCGAGTCGCCATCTTTATGATGAAGATATTGAGACGATACTTGGGAGACGATTTTACCCCTGCAGCCGTATCTATCGCTGGTTATCGCGAAAATACTCAACTTTATCAGGAGTACTTTGGGTGCAATATTCAGTGGGGTCAACCGCGGACTGAGATTTGGATACCGAGCCACTTGAGGTTGTCGATCAACCAATCACCGTCTGTCGGCAAGATGAGTTTGGCGATGAACTTCCATGACTTAGACAATTACCTCAACATGCCCGACGCCGAGGATGAGCATAAAGTGACTTATGAGATGATCAATTATAGTCGCCATTTCGGCCTGCCAACGCTGCATAAAGTTTCCAGTCTACTCGGTTTATCTGAACAGCAGTTCCAGCGACGATTACACAAATTGGGTGTTAACTTTTCTACCATCATGGGATACGCGTTAAGTAACGTGGCGGTGGAGCTATTGTTGTATTCAGTGCCAGTGGAAGAAGTGGCGACGAGGTTAGGTTATACCAACGTCGCGAGCTTTAATCGGATGTTTAAGAAACATAGAGGCTTGACGCCCAAGCAATATGTGGAGCGCTTAAAAACCGGACTGTAACTATGTTGCCTAACTTGCCTTCGGTTCTTGCGTTAGGCCAGATAAGTAAACCACGACCCAAGTGCTCAAAATGAAAGGGGCGGTGAGTGGTAGCAGTGACAGTTCATGAAAACTGAATGTGATGAGACAGCTTAACAGCATGCCTAATAGGATTAACGGCCAAGGGATCCGCGGATAGAGCACAAGTGCTAAAGTAGCAAGGATGGCGTTGTACCCGTAAAGACCCTGCTCAATTAGCGTGCCAGAAGCGCCAATCAAACCGCTAAATACGGTGCTGATTAACACTGCGAGCGCAACCCAAATGGCATGCTTGATATTGTTGATTGCGATGGCAACCAAGATAACGAGCCCCGACAACGCATTTTCGATGAAGCTGACTTGGCTTATCCCTTTTAAGAATGGGATAACCACTGGCGGTAGGTTGAACCACGAGTTTGCGTCAAAACTGATGAGTGGTATCAATGCGGAACTGGATGGAGAAAATGCCGATAGATCCAAGGTTGATTGGATAGCATAAATCAGCCAAGAGGTGAGGATAAAGGCGCTAGTGTAACCGCGATATTTCTTAAAACTGAATACGATGTGGGCAACCGGCACTGTGAGTAATGCACCTAACACCGTCACTAAAGCCA comes from the Vibrio splendidus genome and includes:
- a CDS encoding AraC family transcriptional regulator, yielding MNNCNFLRALGILGIYQHATTNKFVNVEQLGIPKSVFNNPMSLIPVGEVDKWYGLLEQQTGDSDIILKLADRVDIERLGPLSNWFFSGHDLASSIRRVNIGLHCLQSGAFLYGAQVGKLIKWCYDNPAYSETGKVHDSIRVAIFMMKILRRYLGDDFTPAAVSIAGYRENTQLYQEYFGCNIQWGQPRTEIWIPSHLRLSINQSPSVGKMSLAMNFHDLDNYLNMPDAEDEHKVTYEMINYSRHFGLPTLHKVSSLLGLSEQQFQRRLHKLGVNFSTIMGYALSNVAVELLLYSVPVEEVATRLGYTNVASFNRMFKKHRGLTPKQYVERLKTGL
- a CDS encoding MFS transporter, which produces MSLVSVPFVGTGADTALHVVAGVVLIATIAAACYGFWRVHELPINKAHSKEHQQLGLITALTWIGFIWHWVWVLAVILAFVDMEKAIINLRDTWKAPPKSDLPPEQNDKNEENPVC
- a CDS encoding cytosine deaminase, yielding MTTLLIKNAKLQDQDGLKQILIENGQFSRILDNDAPINHQGDILDAEGGIAVSPFCEPHIHLDTTQTAGEPNWNISGTLFEGIERWAERKELLSIEDVKSRAKQTLKWQIANGVQHVRTHVDVSDPTLVALRAMVEVREEMKEWVDIQIVAFPQEGILSYPNGKELLEEAVKIGADVIGAIPHFEFTREYGIESLHYAFDLARKYDCLIDVHCDEIDDEQSRFVETLAALAHKFDMGDKVTASHTTAMGSYNGAYASRLFRLLKMSGINFVANPLVNIHLQGRFDDYPKRRGVTRVKEMLAANINVCFGHDDVFDPWYPLGTANMLQVLHMGLHITQVMGYDQINTSLDLISKNSARTLNIQDNYGIEEGKPGSLLILPADDGFDAVRRQVPVQYSIRHGKVIAETQPAKTKINLDKTEDINFKR
- a CDS encoding GGDEF domain-containing protein → MKKDEFQKSTANLKKAVPLMMKNRVSTTPANYALWYTYVDNAIPQLTKDMDGVLEHYGICPPAVGEQLYNNYVASKSETNINDLRANLELLVSEVSNSMNDTLTDTSAFSDMIDQSFEDLARVDNESLSIDEVMSLVRQLVSESRHIRHSTQFLNSQLHSATSEISKLKTQLVEVQKDALFDSTTTLYNRRSFDRDIETLCEAKESLCLILLDIDHFKNFNDTYGHLFGDMVLKGIARKLKLSCREGISAYRFGGEEFALIVPNKSLRIARQLADTNRRSLEKLSIKDRRSGQQVGSITASFGVAELEPGESAQSLIERADKLLYEAKSLGRNRVMPL
- a CDS encoding HlyD family secretion protein — its product is MLEGLAIWALFIYLLRLVGMPWNKGTKAFAYLGGTSWLMFVWVGLINFTPMDLSGGSVVQSPHIQLRPDSTAVTGKTTKVHISPNQDVVEGQLLYEIDDTKYVIARDKAGVQLESTKVALDTARQEVSIAKISYQSALEDIKTSITQIESAKTDLVLQSKTLDRYQKQNSVVEHTITETDIDQQTAKVDLATYNVTTLESQLSKKEVDAENAKLNIHKAETNVSKKQTEVDSAKATLAQAQWDLNSTKVTAPTDGFVTNFILREGQRVSMMPRIQMYTEEKYVLMRVNHQAIRNVKVGQPAEFSTAVYPGKIFSATVEGIVEATGEAQASLLGIDEQVRVTTGRNLQNKHHFVRLKIDETEGYDIPVGSVGLAWVSGEKPIGFMGFLDVIRGIIIRMKSQLYFFYSI
- the codB gene encoding cytosine permease; translated protein: MAADNNYSLGPVPTSARKGVASLTMVMLGLTFFSASMWTGGSLGTGLSFNDFFLAVLIGNLILGIYTSFLGYIGSSTGLSTHLLARFSFGTKGSWLPSALLGGTQVGWFGVGVAMFAIPVQKATGIDTNTLIVVSGLLMTGTVYFGIKALMVLSAIAVPAIAILGGYSVLTAVDSVGGLEQLQLIEPETPMDFSMALAMVVGSFVSAGTLTADFVRFGKKPASAVLITMVAFFIGNSLMFIFGAAGAAATGLSDISDVMIAQGLLLPAIIVLGLNIWTTNENALYASGLGLSNITGRSSTTMSIINGIVGTIFALWLYNNFVGWLTFLSLAIPPIGGVIIADFFANRKRYKDFAKAEFQTVNWAGIIAVATGVAAGHFLPGIVPLNAVFGGAISYLVLNPLLNKNALKSQAA
- the cspE gene encoding transcription antiterminator/RNA stability regulator CspE; the encoded protein is MSNTNTGTVKWFNEEKGFGFISQDNGGADVFVHFRAIASEGFKTLKEGQKVSFEVENGQKGLQAANVVAQ
- a CDS encoding urea transporter: MRTNKDIQPFQSLLNGIGQVYFTPSVMTSILLLFAISIESLALAFLTLLGASCSYALAFCCYMYTNTNTNTNTNKAAYDIGSGIYALNGALIGLFIGNFFGVTPLLALVTVLGALLTVPVAHIVFSFKKYRGYTSAFILTSWLIYAIQSTLDLSAFSPSSSALIPLISFDANSWFNLPPVVIPFLKGISQVSFIENALSGLVILVAIAINNIKHAIWVALAVLISTVFSGLIGASGTLIEQGLYGYNAILATLALVLYPRIPWPLILLGMLLSCLITFSFHELSLLPLTAPFILSTWVVVYLSGLTQEPKAS